In Methanothermobacter sp. K4, one genomic interval encodes:
- a CDS encoding ATP cone domain-containing protein — MNVIKRRGSREAYDPSKIRASLEKAAIDAGYSPEEKREIIEKVYQTVTEKIEDEKEIKTDTIRMCLLTELDKCEPYIARSWRRFEKKYKG; from the coding sequence ATGAATGTGATAAAGAGGAGGGGTTCAAGGGAAGCCTATGATCCATCCAAGATAAGGGCCTCACTTGAGAAGGCTGCCATTGATGCAGGTTACAGTCCTGAGGAGAAGAGGGAAATCATTGAGAAGGTCTACCAGACCGTTACCGAGAAGATAGAGGATGAGAAGGAAATCAAAACTGATACCATAAGGATGTGCCTTTTAACTGAGCTTGATAAATGTGAGCCCTACATTGCAAGGTCCTGGAGGAGATTTGAGAAGAAGTATAAGGGTTAG
- a CDS encoding HAD-IC family P-type ATPase: protein MTPWKRISEMDVTGALDELGTSPDGLEEADAAERLEFHGPNEIEFRKPHPIFRFLKQFQSLLVYVLLTVAIFTALIGEWIDTAVITGVVVLNSIIGFIQEGKASEAIESLQKFTESYSTVIRGGKEMRIPSGLLVPGDITLLGAGERVPADIRVIESKNLLVDESALTGESVPAEKDPAPLKEEDILQGEFRNILFSGTLITEGRAMGAVISTGRETEIGRIAERVKAVDVKTPLLEKIDEFSQRIALAVVSLAAFNFIAALLFGYEVVLSFLASTSLAVAAIPEGLPAVLTVTLALAVRAMAERNAIIRNLPSVETLGSVTVICSDKTGTLTKNEMTVKSIYAGGALYRVEGAGYSEEGDITLGGSRVTDLPEPLRRILICGLRCNNASVADGKVHGDPTEAALIVAAHKGGIRERTERVDEVPFDSTRKYMAVLTEDGLIHVKGSPERIIDMCSHEITENGLKPIEKDELMDKIHEMASEGMRVLAFAEKMHSGTEIQDDDLTDMILLGFQGMIDPPRPEAVEAVGKCKSAGIRIIMITGDHAATAGAVAAELGIETSRVLTGPQLSSMDDDEIRESLEDCNVFARVTPDHKYALTGILRENGEIVAMTGDGVNDAPALKMADIGVAMGSGTDVARESADMVLADDNFATIVTAVNEGRNVYERIRRIIYYVLPTSGGQALIILLSFLLAPVSPTFSSNLPLLPLQILWINMFDGVLLALPLVAEASDESVLEKPPRDPGTGIVDSAFIRKVGLVSAAMAFSGLAVFYMGISGGLDVTGARTVTFTTVILVHVFYLLTARSLDKSVLRIPPANRWVASGVLLTVAVTLIIVYLPGLEAIFRTSAFPPEWWGIIIPFSLTGLLSIEAEKYIMGRLKDE, encoded by the coding sequence ATGACTCCCTGGAAGAGAATATCTGAAATGGATGTGACCGGGGCACTTGATGAACTTGGAACATCGCCCGATGGCCTCGAAGAGGCGGATGCCGCAGAGAGGCTTGAGTTCCATGGCCCCAATGAGATCGAATTCAGAAAACCCCACCCCATCTTCCGGTTTCTGAAACAGTTCCAGAGCCTCCTGGTATATGTACTCCTCACCGTCGCCATATTCACAGCCCTCATAGGTGAATGGATTGACACCGCTGTAATCACAGGGGTTGTGGTTCTGAACTCCATCATAGGCTTCATACAGGAGGGAAAGGCCTCTGAGGCCATCGAATCACTTCAAAAGTTCACAGAATCATACTCCACCGTAATCAGGGGAGGAAAGGAAATGAGGATCCCCTCAGGGCTCCTCGTCCCCGGCGACATAACCCTCCTGGGTGCCGGTGAAAGGGTCCCCGCAGATATAAGGGTAATCGAATCAAAGAACCTCCTAGTGGATGAATCAGCCCTCACAGGGGAATCCGTCCCAGCTGAAAAGGACCCAGCCCCGCTCAAAGAGGAGGATATCCTCCAGGGCGAATTCAGGAATATCCTCTTCAGCGGGACACTGATAACAGAGGGGAGGGCCATGGGGGCTGTGATTTCAACCGGGAGGGAAACAGAGATCGGCAGAATAGCAGAGAGGGTGAAGGCGGTTGACGTTAAAACACCACTCCTTGAGAAGATTGATGAATTCTCACAGAGAATAGCGCTGGCTGTTGTATCCCTCGCGGCCTTCAATTTCATAGCGGCACTCCTGTTTGGATACGAAGTGGTACTATCATTCCTTGCATCAACGTCCCTGGCTGTGGCTGCAATCCCTGAGGGTCTTCCAGCTGTCCTCACCGTGACCCTTGCACTTGCAGTGAGGGCCATGGCAGAGAGGAACGCCATAATACGGAATCTCCCATCGGTGGAAACACTTGGAAGCGTCACTGTGATATGTTCCGATAAGACAGGGACACTCACAAAGAACGAGATGACGGTAAAATCCATATACGCCGGCGGAGCCCTCTACAGGGTTGAGGGTGCAGGTTACAGTGAGGAGGGTGATATAACCCTTGGTGGCTCCAGGGTCACAGACCTGCCTGAACCCCTCAGGCGCATCCTCATATGCGGCCTGAGATGCAACAACGCATCAGTTGCCGACGGAAAAGTCCATGGTGACCCCACAGAGGCGGCGCTCATCGTGGCGGCCCATAAGGGAGGGATAAGGGAGAGAACAGAAAGGGTCGATGAGGTGCCCTTCGACTCCACAAGAAAGTACATGGCGGTCCTCACAGAGGATGGTTTAATACACGTAAAGGGGTCCCCTGAGAGGATAATAGATATGTGCAGCCATGAAATAACAGAGAATGGATTGAAACCCATTGAAAAAGATGAACTGATGGATAAGATACATGAAATGGCATCAGAGGGTATGAGGGTCCTTGCATTTGCAGAGAAAATGCATTCAGGTACTGAGATCCAGGATGACGACCTCACCGACATGATCCTCCTGGGATTCCAGGGAATGATTGACCCCCCAAGACCCGAAGCCGTTGAGGCTGTTGGGAAATGTAAATCCGCAGGTATAAGGATCATCATGATAACAGGGGACCATGCTGCCACTGCAGGGGCCGTTGCAGCTGAACTTGGAATAGAAACCAGCAGGGTACTCACGGGACCCCAGTTATCATCAATGGATGATGATGAGATCAGAGAATCCCTGGAGGACTGCAACGTATTTGCAAGGGTAACCCCTGATCACAAGTACGCCCTAACAGGTATACTCAGGGAGAACGGTGAGATCGTTGCAATGACAGGCGATGGAGTGAATGATGCCCCGGCACTTAAAATGGCGGATATCGGCGTTGCAATGGGCAGCGGAACAGATGTTGCAAGGGAATCAGCTGATATGGTCCTTGCAGATGATAACTTCGCCACAATCGTTACGGCCGTAAATGAGGGAAGGAACGTCTATGAAAGGATAAGAAGGATAATATACTATGTCCTTCCAACAAGCGGGGGCCAGGCACTCATAATACTCCTATCATTTCTCCTTGCACCTGTAAGCCCCACCTTCAGCTCCAACCTCCCCCTACTTCCACTGCAGATTCTCTGGATAAACATGTTTGATGGTGTCCTCCTCGCCCTCCCCCTCGTTGCAGAGGCGTCGGATGAGTCGGTCCTTGAAAAACCACCAAGGGACCCCGGGACCGGAATAGTGGACTCTGCATTCATAAGGAAGGTTGGCCTGGTATCCGCTGCAATGGCCTTCTCAGGGCTCGCCGTGTTCTATATGGGAATCTCAGGGGGACTTGATGTTACAGGGGCAAGGACTGTGACCTTCACCACGGTGATCCTTGTACACGTCTTCTATCTCCTCACAGCAAGGTCACTGGATAAATCCGTCCTCAGGATTCCCCCAGCAAACAGGTGGGTGGCATCAGGTGTGCTCCTTACGGTAGCAGTCACCCTCATCATAGTATACCTCCCGGGCCTTGAGGCCATATTCAGGACCTCAGCGTTCCCCCCTGAGTGGTGGGGCATAATAATACCATTCTCACTCACGGGCCTCCTCTCAATAGAGGCCGAGAAGTACATCATGGGGAGGTTGAAGGATGAATGA
- a CDS encoding histidine kinase dimerization/phosphoacceptor domain -containing protein codes for MNPYSIISLLASVIAFYTSVFIYYRNPRNNLNLLVSNLGVAVSFMAFTEFVYRTVATPGDAMIWLRLSLLWPVILAILLHIALNYTGKGAGKLAVAIIYTPAVIFILTGLLTDLFISGPLLTYYGWTYALPEPPVVFALFSFWTVTVTLTAAAITFRDYLGSKGYRKRESLYIFTGLFLPLIVSFTTDFILRDLMGMVFPEFTQTMLSLGLLFIAYGVWRYDFPELSPAIAARSIAEVMPNFLIITDLEGRVTSFSRSVHEKLSYSSRDLRGKPFWNLFDPSDREILGELVSGFSSSEMETRIISADGKTTDVLLTASPIRGRFREPIGFIFLATDISLHRRATERLRESEMRFRGVADNISDGIAITDESDTVIYWNRALEEITSTGRDDALGRRMSEICSEVILEARGDDEFLIEGERVVQISRFSIMPGLGAVLVRDVTEARRYEESLIAALRERETLIREIHHRVKNNLQIISSLLNLQKPYIRDAEDLRIFEESQTRIKSIAMIHESLYQSETLSEINMRNYISRLVTELLSTYGASGIISDISVDDVSLDIEVAVPVALIVSELVTNSIKYAFPDGEGRIMISFNLRGGVYLLDHRDTGQGLPEDFSSGSSDSLGMTLVRALVDQLDGELEAFNEGGAVFRIRFPERIS; via the coding sequence ATGAACCCCTACTCAATCATATCCCTCCTGGCATCTGTGATTGCATTCTACACCTCAGTATTCATCTACTACCGTAACCCCCGGAACAACCTCAACTTGCTTGTATCCAACCTTGGTGTTGCTGTGTCATTCATGGCCTTCACCGAGTTCGTCTACCGGACGGTGGCGACACCAGGGGATGCCATGATATGGCTGAGGCTTAGTCTCCTCTGGCCAGTCATCCTGGCGATTCTCCTCCACATAGCCCTCAACTACACCGGGAAGGGTGCAGGTAAACTTGCAGTGGCCATAATCTATACGCCCGCGGTTATATTCATATTAACGGGACTCCTGACTGACCTCTTCATTTCCGGTCCACTCCTCACATATTATGGCTGGACCTACGCCCTCCCTGAACCCCCGGTGGTCTTTGCACTCTTCTCATTCTGGACCGTTACCGTGACACTGACGGCGGCAGCCATCACCTTCAGGGACTACCTGGGATCCAAAGGGTACAGAAAGAGGGAGTCCCTGTACATATTCACGGGTCTCTTCCTCCCCCTGATTGTGAGCTTCACAACTGACTTCATTCTCAGGGATCTTATGGGGATGGTCTTCCCTGAGTTCACCCAGACCATGCTGTCCCTTGGCCTGCTCTTCATCGCCTATGGTGTCTGGAGGTATGACTTCCCTGAACTCTCACCTGCCATCGCGGCGAGGAGCATAGCCGAGGTGATGCCCAACTTCCTCATCATAACGGACCTTGAGGGTAGGGTGACAAGCTTCAGCAGGAGCGTCCATGAGAAGCTATCCTACAGCTCCAGAGACCTCAGGGGTAAACCCTTCTGGAACCTCTTTGACCCATCTGACAGGGAGATACTGGGGGAGCTGGTCTCTGGTTTCAGCTCATCTGAAATGGAGACCAGGATAATCTCAGCGGATGGGAAGACAACTGATGTTCTCCTCACAGCATCCCCCATAAGGGGGCGCTTCAGGGAGCCCATTGGCTTCATATTCCTAGCAACTGATATAAGCCTCCACAGGAGGGCCACAGAGAGGCTCCGTGAGAGTGAGATGAGATTCAGGGGAGTTGCCGATAACATCTCAGATGGTATCGCCATAACCGATGAATCAGATACTGTAATCTACTGGAACCGGGCACTTGAGGAGATAACATCCACCGGAAGGGACGATGCTCTGGGAAGGAGGATGTCTGAGATATGCTCAGAGGTGATCCTTGAGGCCCGTGGGGATGATGAGTTCCTGATAGAGGGTGAAAGGGTGGTTCAGATCTCAAGGTTCAGTATCATGCCCGGCCTCGGGGCTGTCCTTGTGAGGGACGTTACAGAGGCCAGGCGCTATGAGGAATCACTGATAGCCGCCCTCAGGGAGAGGGAGACCCTTATAAGGGAGATACATCACCGTGTAAAGAATAACCTGCAGATAATATCAAGTCTTCTGAACCTGCAGAAGCCCTACATAAGGGATGCTGAAGACCTCAGAATATTTGAGGAGAGCCAGACACGTATAAAGTCCATTGCCATGATACACGAGAGCCTCTACCAGTCTGAGACCCTTTCAGAGATAAACATGAGGAACTACATCTCACGCCTTGTAACTGAACTGCTCTCAACATATGGCGCCTCAGGTATCATATCGGATATCAGTGTGGATGATGTGAGCCTTGATATTGAGGTTGCGGTCCCGGTGGCCCTCATAGTCAGTGAACTTGTCACAAACTCAATAAAGTACGCCTTCCCTGATGGTGAGGGGAGGATCATGATCAGCTTCAACCTGAGGGGTGGGGTGTACCTTCTGGATCACAGGGACACGGGTCAGGGGCTTCCAGAGGATTTCAGTTCAGGTTCATCGGATTCACTGGGGATGACCCTTGTGAGGGCCCTTGTTGATCAGCTTGATGGTGAACTTGAAGCCTTCAATGAGGGAGGGGCGGTTTTCAGGATAAGATTTCCTGAGAGAATTTCGTGA
- a CDS encoding DUF3320 domain-containing protein, translating to MDKSARKIIEREFENLREKLLDLTMRNQLLNFRPRSRTVEVVNHDPEYIYTYLVLNGAKMKLAPRREPEEETDPGNDIEDPEGEVDIVNELEGPEGEGELDPGDDLEDIRPDDENILLTDLTESELQRRLFYINQRARTMIQEQGYNILYLALGFLEWMAADEPDIRRAPLVLVPVVLERRRAGSSFSLRWDGSEIITNMSLQARLREEGIELPEFRMPQSPSGISEYLRKVEDAVKSMDGWGVTDEVQLGFFSFTKFLMYMDLDPASYSNWDEIVERPLLKALFSIEIDEDDGEVDIDSIPYENLYHVVDADSSQIAVIEDVKAGKNLVVEGPPGTGKSQTIVNLIAELMAAGKTVLFVSEKMAALEVVKSRLDSIGLGRFCLELHSHKARKKDVLNELESTLMEAEAERPDAEREFRRVEKLRDELNEYRRALHEPLYSIQLSPFQLFGMKESSERYFNGELPFVRIPSPETITPDEWDEALVELRNLAKLAELLPPLHENPWSGTDPGMMLPSDVRELEVLLESIMDLNDRLMAALQEFQEKYGFSTVKTAGDLERLAEVVSVVSESRPFDLGVLESEIWDRYRADALTLLDKLEAYTRRREILDRFHESVHNVDLEALLREYLKESSSRIKFLSGRYRKVRNEIDALYVGRAPENDYEVVEDLENLIDVMSLKGELERYSGVAERFFGSMWNPENPSIQDLRATAEWIVRFRDLHSEGLISERTLECISDGLDGDRLLSEFHEILRIHSELEDKLSKLQTRINTHAHVIFNSPPEDVPFRAWRSRVKAWREALNLLPLWSQYLEKKRLCMKTRGAAFIPLIESGIISMDDIRPAMEGNLADALLERAFREIPALYTFIGDLHEARIREFRELDSRIIELNRKRLIHQLNSNMPAVFGGAAPDSEESILSGEFTRKRGHMPLRKLLKLAGGVIKRIKPCFMMSPLSIAQYLDPRSSELQFDVVIFDEASQVKPEDALGAFLRARNAVVMGDTNQLPPTSFFDQMITSEEDSEDVATAADIESILHLCKRSFPVRMLRWHYRSRHESLIAVSNQEFYDNRLLVYPSPSREDEELGLHLSYLPETVYERGRTSSNPLEAAAVVEAIEEHFMRYGTSRSLGVGTFSVAQMNAILEALEERLRENPELERLINQETDEPFFIKNLETIQGDERDVIFISVGYGFDENGRMSLNFGPLNQEGGERRLNVLITRAREKCVVFTNFRASDLKTGPGTPFGVRALKRFLRYAETGVLDSDSTGTSQGLFEDSVYEFLVDEGFEVDRGVGCAGFRVDFAVKDPDDPGRYIAGILTDGEMYSRAEVARDRDRLREEILRNLGWNIIHLWSSDWYRNRDETQRKVADGLSEIVEKTRKSREADEVTELEGQEGTVEVDEPEPPELVEEGSPESTIEEQDAVESMDLPGESRGESVASYVEYSTDKLKKPDDLYKNPTPVISSVVSEIVSMEGPVHVEEVIRRIRESCGLRRAGRRVRSIINSAIEMAENNGNIKRSGEFLLLTESMPVTVRRRSGRVDISLISPMEIEEAVRIAMKSTSEMDEVVTRVSRMFGFRNTSRKTATGIRKVIGEMARRGEVVVEDDRIRPG from the coding sequence ATGGATAAATCTGCAAGGAAGATCATCGAGAGGGAATTTGAGAATCTTAGGGAGAAACTCCTTGACCTCACAATGCGAAACCAGCTCCTGAACTTCAGGCCAAGGTCAAGGACGGTTGAGGTTGTGAACCACGACCCTGAATACATATACACCTACCTTGTCCTCAACGGGGCTAAGATGAAACTGGCCCCCAGGAGGGAACCTGAAGAGGAGACTGACCCAGGTAACGACATTGAGGACCCCGAAGGTGAAGTGGATATCGTTAACGAGCTGGAGGGCCCCGAAGGTGAAGGGGAGCTTGACCCCGGTGATGACCTGGAGGACATTAGACCCGATGATGAGAACATCCTCCTGACTGACCTCACAGAATCTGAACTCCAGAGGAGGCTCTTCTACATCAACCAGAGGGCCAGGACGATGATCCAGGAGCAGGGCTACAACATACTCTACCTCGCCCTGGGGTTCCTTGAGTGGATGGCTGCAGATGAACCTGACATCAGGAGGGCACCCCTGGTTCTCGTCCCGGTGGTCCTTGAGAGGCGCAGGGCTGGCTCATCATTCTCACTCCGATGGGATGGCAGCGAGATCATAACCAACATGTCACTCCAGGCCAGGCTCAGGGAGGAGGGAATCGAATTACCCGAGTTCAGGATGCCCCAGAGTCCTTCAGGGATCTCAGAGTACCTCAGAAAGGTTGAGGATGCAGTGAAATCCATGGATGGATGGGGGGTCACAGATGAGGTCCAGCTGGGTTTCTTCTCATTCACCAAGTTCCTCATGTACATGGACCTTGACCCGGCATCCTATTCAAACTGGGATGAGATAGTTGAACGCCCCCTCCTTAAGGCCCTCTTCTCCATTGAAATCGATGAGGACGATGGGGAGGTGGACATAGACAGCATCCCCTATGAAAACCTCTACCACGTGGTTGACGCCGACTCATCCCAGATCGCGGTTATAGAGGACGTCAAGGCGGGTAAGAACCTTGTGGTTGAGGGGCCCCCTGGGACAGGGAAGTCCCAGACCATAGTTAACCTCATAGCCGAGCTCATGGCCGCAGGAAAGACAGTCCTCTTTGTGAGTGAGAAGATGGCCGCCCTTGAGGTTGTGAAGAGCAGGCTGGACTCCATAGGCCTTGGCAGATTCTGCCTTGAACTCCACTCCCACAAGGCCCGGAAGAAGGACGTCCTCAATGAACTGGAGTCAACCCTCATGGAGGCCGAGGCAGAGAGGCCCGACGCTGAGAGGGAGTTCAGGAGGGTGGAGAAGCTGCGCGATGAGCTCAACGAGTACAGGAGGGCCCTCCATGAACCACTGTACAGCATACAGCTCTCACCCTTCCAGTTGTTCGGTATGAAGGAGAGTTCAGAGAGGTACTTCAATGGTGAGCTCCCATTTGTCAGGATACCCTCACCTGAGACCATAACCCCTGATGAGTGGGACGAGGCCCTGGTGGAACTTAGGAACCTTGCGAAGCTCGCCGAACTCCTCCCACCCCTCCATGAGAACCCATGGTCAGGCACCGACCCCGGGATGATGCTCCCCTCCGATGTGAGGGAACTCGAGGTCCTCCTGGAGTCAATAATGGATTTGAATGACAGACTCATGGCTGCACTCCAGGAATTTCAGGAGAAGTACGGCTTCAGCACCGTTAAGACTGCCGGGGACCTTGAGAGGCTCGCTGAGGTTGTCTCTGTGGTTTCAGAGTCACGGCCCTTCGACCTCGGTGTCCTTGAATCAGAGATATGGGATCGGTACAGGGCCGACGCCTTAACCCTCCTTGATAAGCTTGAGGCCTACACCCGCAGGAGGGAGATACTTGACAGGTTCCATGAATCCGTCCATAATGTGGACCTGGAGGCCCTTCTCAGGGAGTACCTGAAGGAGTCATCCAGCAGGATAAAATTCCTCAGCGGAAGGTACAGGAAGGTGAGGAATGAGATAGATGCCCTCTACGTTGGGAGGGCCCCTGAGAATGATTATGAGGTCGTGGAGGACCTTGAGAACCTGATTGATGTCATGAGCCTGAAGGGGGAACTTGAAAGGTACAGTGGTGTGGCTGAGAGGTTCTTCGGTTCAATGTGGAACCCGGAAAACCCATCCATCCAGGACCTGAGGGCCACTGCAGAGTGGATAGTGAGGTTCAGGGACCTCCACAGTGAGGGCCTCATATCAGAGAGGACACTTGAGTGCATCTCGGATGGCCTTGACGGTGATAGGCTTCTCTCTGAATTCCATGAAATCCTCAGAATCCACAGTGAACTTGAGGATAAACTCTCAAAGCTCCAGACAAGGATAAACACCCATGCCCATGTCATATTCAACTCCCCCCCAGAGGATGTCCCCTTCCGGGCCTGGAGGTCAAGGGTTAAGGCCTGGAGGGAGGCCCTCAACCTCCTCCCCCTCTGGTCCCAGTACCTTGAGAAGAAGAGGCTCTGCATGAAGACCCGTGGGGCAGCATTCATACCACTCATAGAGTCAGGGATAATCAGTATGGATGATATAAGGCCGGCAATGGAGGGTAACCTTGCAGATGCGCTCCTTGAGAGGGCCTTCAGGGAGATACCAGCCCTTTACACATTCATAGGTGACCTCCATGAGGCCAGGATAAGGGAGTTCAGGGAGCTTGACTCCAGGATAATCGAGCTCAACAGGAAGAGGCTCATACATCAGCTCAACAGTAACATGCCAGCAGTCTTCGGGGGGGCGGCCCCGGACTCTGAGGAGAGCATCCTGAGCGGTGAGTTCACACGTAAGAGGGGGCATATGCCCCTCCGGAAGCTCCTTAAACTTGCAGGTGGCGTTATAAAGAGGATAAAGCCCTGCTTCATGATGAGCCCCCTCTCCATTGCACAGTACCTCGACCCCAGGAGCAGCGAACTCCAGTTTGATGTGGTGATATTCGACGAGGCATCACAGGTTAAACCAGAGGACGCCCTCGGGGCATTCCTCAGGGCCAGAAATGCTGTCGTGATGGGTGACACCAACCAGCTCCCACCAACAAGCTTCTTTGATCAGATGATCACATCAGAGGAGGACTCTGAGGATGTGGCCACCGCCGCTGACATTGAGAGCATACTGCACCTGTGCAAGAGGAGCTTCCCTGTGAGGATGCTCAGGTGGCACTACAGGAGCCGGCATGAGTCCCTGATCGCGGTGTCAAACCAGGAGTTCTATGACAACAGGCTCCTGGTGTACCCTTCACCCTCAAGGGAGGATGAGGAACTGGGACTCCACCTCAGTTACCTCCCGGAAACTGTGTATGAGCGTGGGAGGACATCATCCAATCCCCTTGAGGCCGCAGCCGTTGTTGAGGCCATAGAGGAGCACTTCATGAGGTACGGCACATCAAGGAGTCTCGGTGTCGGCACATTCTCCGTCGCCCAGATGAACGCCATCCTTGAGGCCCTTGAGGAGAGGTTAAGGGAGAACCCTGAACTCGAGAGGCTCATAAACCAGGAAACCGATGAACCATTCTTCATAAAGAACCTTGAAACAATACAGGGGGATGAGAGGGACGTTATCTTCATCAGTGTGGGATACGGCTTTGATGAGAACGGGCGGATGTCCCTCAACTTCGGGCCCCTGAACCAGGAGGGTGGTGAGAGGAGGCTTAACGTCCTCATCACCAGGGCCCGTGAGAAGTGCGTGGTCTTCACCAACTTCAGGGCATCGGACCTTAAAACCGGACCAGGGACCCCCTTCGGTGTCAGGGCACTTAAAAGGTTCCTCAGGTACGCTGAGACAGGTGTGCTTGACTCGGATTCCACTGGCACCTCACAGGGCCTCTTTGAGGATTCAGTATATGAGTTTCTGGTTGATGAGGGCTTCGAGGTTGACCGGGGCGTTGGCTGTGCCGGTTTCAGGGTTGACTTCGCGGTTAAGGACCCGGATGACCCTGGAAGGTACATTGCAGGGATCCTAACTGATGGTGAAATGTACAGCAGGGCAGAGGTTGCAAGGGACCGTGACAGGCTCAGGGAGGAGATCCTCAGAAACCTGGGCTGGAACATCATCCACCTCTGGTCCTCTGACTGGTACCGCAACAGGGATGAGACACAGAGGAAGGTTGCAGATGGACTCTCTGAGATAGTTGAGAAAACCAGGAAATCCAGGGAGGCAGATGAGGTGACTGAACTGGAAGGCCAGGAGGGGACAGTTGAGGTGGATGAACCTGAACCCCCTGAGCTGGTTGAGGAAGGTTCCCCTGAATCCACCATAGAGGAGCAGGATGCAGTGGAATCAATGGATCTTCCCGGCGAATCCCGGGGGGAGTCTGTTGCCAGTTACGTTGAGTACAGCACCGATAAACTGAAAAAACCCGACGACCTCTACAAGAACCCCACACCCGTGATATCATCCGTTGTGAGTGAAATAGTATCAATGGAGGGTCCGGTACACGTTGAGGAGGTTATAAGGCGTATAAGGGAGTCCTGTGGACTTAGAAGAGCAGGGAGGAGGGTGAGAAGCATAATAAACTCTGCAATTGAGATGGCGGAGAATAACGGTAACATCAAGCGAAGCGGTGAATTCCTTCTCCTCACAGAGTCCATGCCGGTCACCGTGAGGAGGAGGAGTGGCAGGGTTGACATCTCGCTCATATCCCCCATGGAGATCGAGGAGGCTGTCAGGATTGCAATGAAGTCCACCTCAGAGATGGATGAGGTTGTAACACGGGTTTCAAGGATGTTCGGTTTCAGAAATACCAGCAGGAAGACTGCCACGGGTATCAGGAAAGTCATAGGGGAGATGGCCCGGAGGGGTGAGGTGGTGGTTGAGGATGATAGGATCAGACCCGGGTGA
- a CDS encoding ribonuclease H-like domain-containing protein, translating into MFEKLKWDLMREYEGMELEEAIGASRLTAAGAEALEVSFSRKMRFRVRESADDILSDLKLLRGVGPVTEERLKSEGYLTVPDLLAHERYSHEASRVLSMIQSGDVYNLRCYLNASPSDERVLGALGLLDGGAFTFLDIETLGLSDEPVILTGMAWIEDGKIHVRQRLAPEPSMEAAVLEIFHHIPPDSVLVTFNGASFDIPYIRRRSELHNLGNRLEHCHVDLYHVSRRLWGCSLPDCRLCTVESHILGVERDLDVPGAYVPDYYHTYLSTGNPGPLVPVVEHNREDIINMALLLSHINSGSTD; encoded by the coding sequence ATGTTTGAGAAACTCAAATGGGACCTCATGAGAGAATATGAGGGCATGGAACTGGAGGAGGCCATCGGGGCATCCCGGCTGACAGCGGCGGGTGCAGAGGCACTTGAGGTATCCTTCAGCAGGAAGATGAGGTTCAGGGTGCGGGAATCAGCGGATGACATCCTCTCTGACCTCAAGCTCCTCAGGGGCGTTGGGCCGGTCACCGAGGAGAGGCTGAAGTCTGAGGGGTACCTCACGGTTCCAGACCTCCTTGCACATGAGAGGTACAGCCATGAGGCCTCCAGGGTCCTTTCCATGATCCAGTCAGGGGATGTGTACAACCTGAGGTGTTACCTCAATGCATCCCCATCTGACGAGAGGGTGCTTGGTGCACTGGGGCTCCTTGATGGTGGGGCGTTCACCTTCCTTGACATCGAGACCCTCGGGCTCTCAGACGAACCCGTGATACTCACTGGCATGGCCTGGATTGAGGACGGTAAGATCCATGTGAGGCAGCGCCTCGCCCCCGAACCCTCCATGGAGGCCGCTGTCCTTGAGATATTCCACCACATCCCACCAGACTCGGTTCTTGTAACATTCAACGGGGCAAGCTTCGACATCCCATATATAAGGAGGAGGTCGGAGCTCCATAACCTGGGTAACCGGCTGGAGCACTGCCACGTTGACCTATACCATGTATCAAGGCGCCTCTGGGGCTGCAGCCTACCTGACTGCAGGCTCTGCACGGTGGAGAGCCACATCCTGGGGGTGGAGAGGGACCTTGACGTTCCAGGGGCATATGTGCCCGACTACTACCATACCTACCTCTCAACCGGTAACCCGGGGCCCCTTGTACCGGTGGTGGAGCACAACCGGGAGGATATAATCAACATGGCCCTCCTCCTCTCACACATCAACTCCGGGTCCACTGATTGA